A genomic window from bacterium includes:
- a CDS encoding ABC transporter permease yields the protein MSAVVGAAFPARSVRAGPRRGPWQRFVRNPRAIAGAAIMLFFLLVALGGQWLAPYPPSAPHVLDILHPPGGRYPLGTDDLGRDILSRVLVASRVSLE from the coding sequence ATGAGCGCGGTCGTGGGCGCCGCGTTCCCGGCACGCTCCGTCCGGGCGGGCCCGCGGCGGGGTCCCTGGCAGCGGTTCGTCCGCAATCCGCGCGCGATCGCCGGGGCCGCGATCATGCTGTTCTTTCTCCTGGTGGCCCTCGGCGGTCAGTGGCTCGCGCCGTATCCACCGTCGGCCCCGCACGTGCTCGACATCCTTCACCCGCCGGGCGGCCGGTACCCGTTGGGCACGGACGATCTCGGGCGCGACATCCTGAGCCGCGTCCTGGTCGCGTCGCGCGTGTCGCTGGAA
- a CDS encoding ABC transporter permease, whose translation MAGFLARRLLALVPLVFGITAITFGLLVLAPGDPVLFLIPPEQRGSADIAQFRHELGMDRPIPVQYVSMMADLFTGRLRSFGDRRPTTRQVAEALPTTLILTATSLALTGALAIPIAFVSAVRPYSVVDHAATLFSLLGISLPTFWFGLLLIFFLTEQLGLLPASGIRPTGATGYSPFVIWRFLIMPTIVQALGILPVLVRYARSSLLDALSQDYVQVARSKGLAERTVLLKHVARNSLLPVLTIMALLLPFLLSGSVIVESIFALPGLGRLAVSAALSRDYPTVLTTTTIAGMLVVVSNLLADLGYLYLDPRIRHG comes from the coding sequence GTGGCCGGCTTTCTCGCCCGGCGGCTGCTCGCGCTCGTTCCCCTGGTCTTCGGCATCACCGCGATCACCTTCGGGCTGCTGGTGCTGGCGCCGGGGGATCCGGTGCTCTTTCTGATCCCGCCGGAGCAGCGGGGGTCGGCCGACATCGCCCAATTCCGGCACGAGCTCGGCATGGACCGTCCCATCCCGGTCCAGTACGTCTCGATGATGGCGGACCTCTTCACGGGCCGCCTTCGCAGCTTCGGCGACCGCCGGCCGACGACGCGCCAGGTCGCCGAGGCGCTGCCGACGACCCTGATCCTGACGGCGACGTCGCTCGCGCTGACCGGGGCGCTCGCGATCCCGATCGCGTTCGTCTCCGCGGTCCGCCCCTACAGCGTGGTCGATCACGCGGCGACGCTGTTTTCGCTGCTCGGCATCTCGCTGCCGACGTTCTGGTTCGGCCTCTTGCTGATCTTCTTCTTGACCGAGCAGCTCGGCCTCTTGCCGGCGAGCGGCATCCGGCCGACCGGCGCCACGGGGTACTCGCCGTTCGTCATCTGGCGGTTTCTGATCATGCCGACGATCGTGCAGGCGCTCGGCATCCTGCCGGTCCTGGTCCGGTACGCGCGGTCGTCGCTGCTCGACGCGCTGAGCCAAGACTACGTCCAGGTCGCGCGCAGCAAGGGCCTCGCGGAGCGCACCGTCTTGCTGAAGCACGTGGCGCGCAACTCGCTCTTGCCGGTGCTGACGATCATGGCGCTGCTGCTGCCGTTCCTCTTGAGCGGCTCCGTGATCGTGGAGTCCATCTTCGCCCTGCCGGGCCTGGGCCGTCTCGCGGTGAGCGCGGCCCTGTCGCGGGATTATCCGACGGTGCTGACGACGACGACCATCGCGGGGATGCTGGTCGTCGTCAGCAATCTGCTCGCGGACCTGGGCTACCTCTACCTGGATCCGCGGATCCGGCACGGATGA
- a CDS encoding ABC transporter substrate-binding protein yields the protein MKRSVGALVLAVLLVAGLAGLPARGQGPAQAVIAIWGLPIRILGSSEAVTGYVSLLLNDSLTGVDPQGNVVGRLAAQYPVSPDGKTYLVTLRDAKFSDGTPITAQDVKASYELYLHPKYPTTPPSLLEIAGGPEHKAGKSSSVTGITVVNPRTIRFILNRPYPFFYEQIGTAPILPAKALAGIDVARLQEAPFTRKPIGAGPYRLADWRERESITFDASPGYWGGAPALPRVVLKLIPEDATVLAELRAGNIDAGRILPEAYRSFQRDAQVQVLRVPGDTFYWFAPNFRLPMFQDVRVRQAMAYAINRPEMLRALYQGLGTVPQSPIHPSLWQFDKSIKGYTYDPAKAKQLLAEAGWTPGSDGVLQKGGQRFKFKYGFLAGKEYQNQALLVQQYLRAIGMDVEVEAHERGDFFGRYFSPAGNIEVVGIAWFNLLFPPQTELEDNFKSTGSGAQVIGYSNPQLDKLLDDAILTRDRARQKALYSQIQQLIIQDVPHVLTIRPDVIWGVRKRFTLPTGIDSLRGFFGSVPRWAVR from the coding sequence ATGAAGCGGAGTGTCGGCGCGCTCGTCCTGGCAGTGCTGCTGGTCGCGGGGTTGGCAGGCCTGCCCGCCCGCGGACAGGGTCCTGCCCAGGCGGTCATCGCGATCTGGGGGCTGCCGATTCGCATCCTCGGCAGCAGCGAGGCGGTCACGGGCTATGTCAGCCTGCTGCTCAACGACTCCCTGACCGGGGTGGACCCGCAGGGCAACGTAGTGGGCCGGTTGGCGGCCCAATACCCCGTGTCGCCCGACGGGAAGACGTACCTCGTCACCCTGCGCGACGCCAAGTTCTCGGACGGCACGCCGATCACCGCGCAGGACGTGAAGGCCAGCTACGAGCTGTACCTGCATCCGAAGTACCCGACGACCCCGCCCTCGCTGCTCGAAATCGCGGGCGGGCCGGAGCATAAAGCCGGGAAGAGTTCGTCTGTCACCGGCATCACCGTGGTCAACCCACGGACGATTCGCTTCATCCTGAACCGGCCGTATCCGTTCTTCTACGAGCAGATCGGCACGGCCCCGATCCTGCCGGCGAAGGCGCTGGCGGGCATCGACGTCGCGCGCCTCCAGGAAGCGCCGTTCACCCGGAAGCCGATCGGCGCCGGTCCCTACCGCCTGGCCGATTGGCGGGAGCGGGAGAGCATCACCTTCGACGCCTCCCCGGGATACTGGGGCGGCGCGCCGGCGCTGCCGCGGGTGGTGCTGAAACTGATCCCCGAGGACGCGACGGTGCTCGCGGAGCTGCGGGCCGGCAACATCGACGCGGGCCGCATCCTCCCCGAAGCGTACCGGAGCTTCCAGCGGGACGCGCAGGTCCAGGTCCTGCGGGTGCCGGGCGACACGTTCTATTGGTTCGCGCCGAACTTCCGGCTGCCGATGTTCCAGGACGTGCGCGTGCGGCAGGCGATGGCGTACGCGATCAACCGCCCGGAGATGCTGCGCGCGCTGTACCAGGGCCTCGGCACGGTGCCGCAGAGCCCGATCCACCCCAGCCTCTGGCAGTTCGACAAGAGCATCAAGGGCTACACCTACGATCCGGCCAAGGCGAAGCAGCTGCTGGCGGAGGCCGGGTGGACCCCGGGTTCGGACGGCGTCCTCCAGAAGGGCGGGCAGCGGTTCAAGTTCAAGTACGGGTTCCTCGCCGGCAAGGAGTATCAGAATCAGGCGCTGCTGGTCCAGCAGTATCTGCGCGCGATCGGCATGGACGTCGAGGTGGAGGCGCACGAGCGGGGCGACTTCTTCGGCCGGTACTTCTCGCCGGCCGGCAACATCGAAGTGGTCGGCATCGCGTGGTTCAATCTGCTCTTCCCGCCGCAGACCGAGCTCGAGGACAATTTCAAGAGCACCGGGAGTGGCGCCCAAGTCATCGGGTACAGCAATCCGCAACTGGACAAGCTGCTCGACGACGCCATCCTCACGCGCGACCGCGCGCGCCAGAAGGCGCTCTACTCACAGATTCAGCAGCTCATCATTCAGGACGTCCCGCACGTGCTGACCATCCGGCCCGACGTGATCTGGGGTGTGCGGAAGCGCTTTACGCTGCCGACCGGCATCGATTCGCTGCGCGGGTTCTTCGGTTCCGTGCCGCGCTGGGCGGTGCGGTAG